GTGTCTGGAGTTCGAGGCTGCGCGCGTCATCGCCTGCATCGGTCAGGAGATCGACTGGAAGCTGATGAACGACATCGGCATCTTCCACGTCACGGGAGGCGCACAGGTCCGGAAAGCCATTCCGCTGAATGCTCTGCTCGAATGTCGGCAGCCGAACGTCTACGTGATCGGAGATACGCTCAATCCGTCATACCTCGAATGCGACGACTTCGATGGAGACGTGTCCGAGTTCCGCAAGGTTGCGCATCGAGGGAACATCAAGGCGGCATTGATCGACGGCGTCAGGGTGGCGGACGTGATCGCGCAGCGGCTCGCCGGGCGGGCCGAGATCCATATCGATCTAGAGTTCGTGGGCGCCGCGGCGCCCGTGTCGGCGTCCTCCTCGAGCGTGCCGCCGGCGACGCTCACGCGGCTGCTCGATGGGGCGGTGGAGGCCGAACAGTTCGTGCTGCACACGGATCGCGTCACAACAATCGGCCGGCGCGGCAGTGATATCTGCTTCGGCGACGATGACCGCCTCGTCGACAGACACGCGGCGATCGTGCCGAACCAGGACGGGTATCGGTTGCGGGACGATAGCGCACAGAGCGGCGTCTTCCTTCATCTCGCCGAGGGCCGCGAGCGCGTCGTCGCGCCGGGCACGGTAGCCCGACTGGGTCGTCAGTGGCTCGTACTCGGGTCGAAGAGCAACCCGCGGCTGCTTTCCCACCACGACCCGGGCGGACTGCCGGTCAAGCAGTATCAGCTTTCCGAAGGCCCGCAGGTAATCGGGCGCGATGCACCGGACATTACGCTGGCGACCGACGACGGCTCGCTGTCGCGTCGGCATGCGTCGGTCGTCGTCGTGGGCCCGGGCCTGTTCGTGAGAGACCTCAACAGCGTCAACGGAACCTATCTCAAGATCGACGGCTCATGCGTGCTGGCCGAGGGCGATGTCGTGCGCATCGGCGCTCAGGCCCTTCGGTTTCAGTTCCTGAGGGAGGAGAAGCGCTTCGAGACCCGCACCATCAACACGAGCTCGATCAGCCGACCTCCGGTGTCCGGCGCTGTCGCTGGCGCCAGCGCGGCAACGGCCGTCAAGTTCCGCAACCGCGGGGCATCGTGTCCGTTCCGAGCGGGCCAGACGATTTGCGAGGTCGCCGAAGCCAGTGGCGTAGAGATAGCGGCCGATTGCCACGCCGGAATCTGCGGCAGTGACCCGGTACGAATCGTGTCGGGGGGGGCGCACCTGAACCCGATGAGCGGAGAGGAACGGGCGACGCTCGAGGACCTCTGCGCGTTGGATCCCGAGACGCATCGTCTCGCATGCATGGCGCGGCCGACCGGGCCGTTGGTCGTAGAGATTCTTGATGGATAATGTCGGTTCGTGTGCGACGATGGGCGCAGGCGCCGGCGCGTAGTCCGGAAGGGCGAGCGGAGGCGGGGCGGGGTTGCGGTGAGGAGGCATCGATGGAGAGACGCATGCAATCGACTCTGGCGTCGGGCGCTGCGGCCACCGCGGCCGCGGTGGCGATTGCCCTGGGCGCGGGTCCGACCGGCGGGCAGGGGCTGGCGCAGTCCACCAGCATCGAGATCGACGCCGACGACATCGGCGGCGTGGTGACGAGCGCGAACGGACCCGAGGCCAGTGTGTGGGTGATCGCGGAGACGACCGACCTGCCGACCCGGTTCATCCGCAGCGTGGTGACCGACGACGAGGGCCGCTACGTGCTGCCGGATCTGCCGGATGCGAGCTACGAGATTTTCGTGCGCGGCTACGGCCTCGTCGATTCGGAGCGCGTGTCGGCCACGCCGGGGCAGGCGCTGGACCTCGATGCAGTGGTGGCCCCCGACGCGCTCGCCGCCGCGGAGGTCTATCCCGCCGCCTGGTGGCTCTCGATGATGGAGCTGCCGGAGGGGGAGCACTCGCAGCAGGAGTTGGGCAGCTCGGTGACCGGCTGCCTGAACTGCCACCAGATCGGCAACGAGGCGACCCGCGCGATACCCGACAGCATCCTCAGCGGCGTCGACTCGCACCTCGAAGCGTGGGACCGGCGCGTCGCGATGGGGCCGATGGGCTCCTCGATGGCCGGCGCGTTCCGGCGGCTCGGTCCGCAGCGGGCGATGTTCGCCGACTGGACCGACCGCATCGCGTCCGGCGAGGCGCCCACTCAGACCCCCCCGCGGCCGACCGGCGCGGAGCGGAACGTCGTGGTCACCCTCTGGGACTGGGGTACCGAGCACGACGGGCGGACCGACAGCACGCCCGCCGACGTGCGTGACGGCACGGTCAACGCCAACGGTCTCGTCTACGGGGTCGTGCAGCCGAGCGACATCCTCGCGGTGATCGATCCGGTCGAGCACCGGGCGTTCAACATTCCCATTCCGTCGAACGCGCCGCCCATCCTGACCGACACGCCCACCTCGCCGTACTACGGCGACGACCCGATCTGGGCGCGTCGCTCCGATCCGCGCAGCGTCGCCATGGACGGGGAGGGGCGCGTCTGGCTGACCGGCCGCATCCGCGCGCCGGACGAGCAGCCGGACTTCTGCACGGACGGCGAGAACGCGTTCGCCGACTACTTCCCCCTGGAGGTCGGCACCCGGCAGGTCTTCCTGTACGACCCGGCCAGCGAGGAGTTCAGCGAGATCGACACCTGCTTCTCGTCGGATCACAACCAGCTCGGCCACGACGAACGGTTCTACTACGGCTTCCGCGACGGGGTCGGCTGGGTCGACGTCGCGCTGTGGGACGAGACCGGCGACGCCGAGGCCTCGCAGGGCTGGTGCCCGACGGTCATCGACACCAACGGCGACGGCGTGATCACTCCCGGCTGGACCGAGCCGGGCGAGGCGATCGATCCGACCCGCGACGCCCGCGTCGCCTACGGCTGCTACTCGCCGGCCGCGAACGCCGCGGACGACAGCGTGTGGTGCTCGGACAACGGGCGCGACGACAACACCCTGGTGCGCCTCGAGCTCGGCGACAACCCGCCGGAGACCTGCATCGCCGAGGTCTACATGCCGCCGCCGAGCGTCATGGACCCGCCGGCCTACGGCAGCGGAGGCCTGCACGTCACCCGCGACGGCATCATCTGGCAGGACTGGCGCGGCAGCGGCCACTTCGCCTCGTTCGACCACAGCGTCTGCACCGTCAGGAACGGTCCGACCGCGACGGGGCAGAGCTGTCCCGAGGGCTGGACTTTCTACCGCATGGACAAGCCGACGTACTCGAACGCCGAGATGACGATCAACTCGGACGAGAGCTACCTGACGCAGATCGACCACCACGACGTGCTCGGGTTCGGCCCCGAAACGCCAGTCTACGGCGTGGTCAACACCGACTCGCTGGAGGTGTTCGTGCCGTCGACCGAGGAGTACGTGACGCTGCGCATCCCGTACCCGATGGGCTTTTTCTCGCGCTCGTCGGTCGGCCGGATCGACGATCCGACGACCGGCTGGAAGGGGAAGGGGCTCTGGTCGAGCTACTCGAACTACGCGGCGTGGCATCTGGAGGGAGGACCGGGAACCTTGCAGAAGGCGGTGAAGTTCCAGGTCCGGCCGCATCCGCTGGCGAAGTAG
The nucleotide sequence above comes from Acidobacteriota bacterium. Encoded proteins:
- a CDS encoding FHA domain-containing protein, with the protein product MTEPLHVLPDGRLRLDSEVVLPGLLDVLVVGGGPAGTAVAFRAKELGLSALVIELDDILKRIRDYDKDKPIKPDFGAGKQMGFPKGGPLIERLHFFKDIRGEDLCAAWKALYRRHSVPAQIGVELVGAELDAAGTWCVLVRNHRTNRDDTLHAKHVVLALGAGMPRRLDVPGNVRAIGNRLADVQRYVGAPACVLGGGISAVEAVIAISEAKAAARDTTALYWSYRGQTMPKVPQALDASMTRAISVIRNVRLLLGSEAQEVVEVDGRAVLRLRIDPGAHGSPPVTEDWPLVGPSPYRGSSESTGEWRPCLEFEAARVIACIGQEIDWKLMNDIGIFHVTGGAQVRKAIPLNALLECRQPNVYVIGDTLNPSYLECDDFDGDVSEFRKVAHRGNIKAALIDGVRVADVIAQRLAGRAEIHIDLEFVGAAAPVSASSSSVPPATLTRLLDGAVEAEQFVLHTDRVTTIGRRGSDICFGDDDRLVDRHAAIVPNQDGYRLRDDSAQSGVFLHLAEGRERVVAPGTVARLGRQWLVLGSKSNPRLLSHHDPGGLPVKQYQLSEGPQVIGRDAPDITLATDDGSLSRRHASVVVVGPGLFVRDLNSVNGTYLKIDGSCVLAEGDVVRIGAQALRFQFLREEKRFETRTINTSSISRPPVSGAVAGASAATAVKFRNRGASCPFRAGQTICEVAEASGVEIAADCHAGICGSDPVRIVSGGAHLNPMSGEERATLEDLCALDPETHRLACMARPTGPLVVEILDG
- a CDS encoding carboxypeptidase regulatory-like domain-containing protein — protein: MSVRVRRWAQAPARSPEGRAEAGRGCGEEASMERRMQSTLASGAAATAAAVAIALGAGPTGGQGLAQSTSIEIDADDIGGVVTSANGPEASVWVIAETTDLPTRFIRSVVTDDEGRYVLPDLPDASYEIFVRGYGLVDSERVSATPGQALDLDAVVAPDALAAAEVYPAAWWLSMMELPEGEHSQQELGSSVTGCLNCHQIGNEATRAIPDSILSGVDSHLEAWDRRVAMGPMGSSMAGAFRRLGPQRAMFADWTDRIASGEAPTQTPPRPTGAERNVVVTLWDWGTEHDGRTDSTPADVRDGTVNANGLVYGVVQPSDILAVIDPVEHRAFNIPIPSNAPPILTDTPTSPYYGDDPIWARRSDPRSVAMDGEGRVWLTGRIRAPDEQPDFCTDGENAFADYFPLEVGTRQVFLYDPASEEFSEIDTCFSSDHNQLGHDERFYYGFRDGVGWVDVALWDETGDAEASQGWCPTVIDTNGDGVITPGWTEPGEAIDPTRDARVAYGCYSPAANAADDSVWCSDNGRDDNTLVRLELGDNPPETCIAEVYMPPPSVMDPPAYGSGGLHVTRDGIIWQDWRGSGHFASFDHSVCTVRNGPTATGQSCPEGWTFYRMDKPTYSNAEMTINSDESYLTQIDHHDVLGFGPETPVYGVVNTDSLEVFVPSTEEYVTLRIPYPMGFFSRSSVGRIDDPTTGWKGKGLWSSYSNYAAWHLEGGPGTLQKAVKFQVRPHPLAK